A part of Geotrypetes seraphini chromosome 9, aGeoSer1.1, whole genome shotgun sequence genomic DNA contains:
- the SSR3 gene encoding translocon-associated protein subunit gamma encodes MLSWLRCLDGERTAQTPASSSSAGVSVPGLVMAPKGGNKQQSEEDLLLQDFSRNLSAKSSALFFGNAFIVSAIPIWLYWRIWHMDLVQSAVLYSVMTLVSTYLVAFAYKNVKFVLKHKVAQKREDAVSKEVTRKLSEADNRKMSRKEKDERILWKKNEVADYEATTFSIFYNNTLFLVLVIIASFFLLKNFNPTVNYILSIGASSGLIALLSTGSK; translated from the exons ATGCTCAGCTGGCTACGTTGCTTGGACGGGGAACGTACTGCGCAGACTCCGGCGAGCTCCTCCTCTGCCGGCGTGTCAGTCCCGGGTCTGGTCATGGCTCCGAAAGGTGGCAACAAGCAGCAGTCAGAGGAGGACTTGCTGCTTCAGGACTTCAGCCGGAACTTGTCCGCCAAGTCGTCGGCTCTGTTCTTCGGAAACGCCTTTATCGTGTCCGCCATCCCCATCT GGCTGTACTGGAGGATATGGCACATGGATCTTGTCCAGTCTGCAGTTCTTTACAGCGTAATGACTCTTGTCAGTACATATCTTGTAGCCTTTGCTTATAAGAATGTCAAGTTTGTCCTCAAACACaa GGTTGCccagaagagggaagatgctgtTTCCAAAGAAGTTACTCGTAAACTTTCTGAAGCAGACAACAGGAAGATGTCTcgaaaggagaaagatgaaag AATTCTGTGGAAGAAAAATGAAGTTGCTGACTATGAAGCCACAACATTTTCCATCTTCTACAATAACACACTGTTTCTGGTCTTGGTTATCATCGCTTCATTTTTCCTACTGAAGAACTTCAATCCCACCGT AAATTACATTCTGTCCATTGGTGCTTCATCTGGCTTGATAGCTTTACTCTCCACAGGTTCTAAATAA